The following are from one region of the Alicyclobacillus fastidiosus genome:
- a CDS encoding helix-turn-helix transcriptional regulator — MIRVKLSELLGKRRKKVTELAEATGIHHNTLYRLYHEDSTRVDLAVLEKLCEYFNCRIEDLLEYDKDYVREIKKKNKSE, encoded by the coding sequence ATGATCCGGGTTAAGTTATCCGAGTTATTGGGGAAAAGGCGCAAAAAGGTTACGGAACTTGCGGAAGCCACCGGAATACATCACAACACGCTGTATCGCTTGTATCATGAGGATTCCACACGGGTGGACCTCGCGGTTTTAGAGAAGCTGTGCGAGTACTTTAATTGCCGTATTGAAGACTTACTGGAGTACGACAAAGACTACGTCAGAGAGATTAAGAAGAAAAATAAATCCGAGTAA
- a CDS encoding restriction endonuclease translates to MPTKAMQWLQRGTKPVRKMKVYGIIFGWWAFNIAFATKYVYVFEFAGAMCYLLWVTIGTRVRRIENLRKAGMEQIDAMEGTEFEDRMMVYFRDIGWVVTGTKRSGDYGADLVLKDPSGKRYVVQCKRYSDKVSLAAVQEAVAAVRFYKADAAMVITNNYLTENALQLAKANDVIVWQRDELAHHLANIQRKRWFLRLPRRMPTT, encoded by the coding sequence ATGCCCACTAAGGCTATGCAGTGGTTGCAACGTGGTACAAAGCCCGTCCGTAAGATGAAGGTGTACGGGATAATCTTCGGGTGGTGGGCGTTCAACATCGCATTCGCGACAAAGTATGTGTATGTGTTCGAGTTTGCGGGGGCCATGTGCTATTTGCTTTGGGTTACTATAGGCACGAGGGTCCGTCGTATCGAGAACCTGCGCAAGGCCGGCATGGAACAAATAGATGCGATGGAAGGGACCGAGTTTGAAGACAGGATGATGGTGTACTTCCGTGACATTGGTTGGGTCGTGACTGGAACGAAGCGCTCCGGCGACTACGGCGCGGATCTCGTACTAAAGGATCCGTCCGGCAAGCGCTATGTGGTACAGTGCAAGCGCTACAGTGATAAAGTCAGCCTCGCCGCTGTCCAAGAAGCTGTCGCCGCTGTACGGTTCTACAAGGCCGATGCTGCGATGGTCATCACTAACAACTACCTCACCGAAAACGCATTGCAGTTAGCGAAAGCGAACGATGTCATCGTGTGGCAACGCGATGAACTAGCGCATCACTTGGCCAATATTCAACGTAAACGCTGGTTCCTGCGACTTCCGCGACGTATGCCGACAACTTAA
- a CDS encoding recombinase family protein — protein sequence MDNRKFGYIRVSSKDQNEQRQLNSMQDAGINERDLYIDKQSGKDFNREQYQLMKRNLRKGDILYIHSLDRFGRNKEEILHEWEDITKNIGADIVVLDMPLLDTTKYQDSMGTFISDLVLQILSWLAEEERERIRKRQREGIDAAMQNGAKFGRPKADITDAFVNAYNEWKAGTITATAAMEQAGMKRTTFYKLVKEYEDAAN from the coding sequence ATGGATAATCGTAAATTCGGATACATTCGAGTCAGTAGTAAGGATCAAAACGAACAACGTCAATTAAACTCGATGCAGGACGCCGGTATTAACGAACGTGACCTATATATCGATAAGCAAAGCGGTAAGGACTTCAATCGTGAACAGTACCAGCTGATGAAGCGTAATCTCCGTAAAGGCGACATCCTGTATATCCACTCACTCGACCGGTTCGGACGTAATAAAGAAGAAATTCTACACGAATGGGAAGACATCACGAAGAATATCGGCGCCGACATTGTCGTGCTTGACATGCCGCTGCTGGACACGACAAAGTACCAGGACAGCATGGGAACGTTCATTTCGGACTTGGTGCTACAAATCCTATCATGGCTTGCGGAGGAAGAACGTGAGCGCATCCGGAAGCGCCAACGCGAAGGTATTGATGCGGCAATGCAGAACGGCGCCAAGTTTGGACGTCCCAAAGCGGATATAACCGATGCGTTCGTCAACGCCTACAACGAGTGGAAAGCCGGCACAATCACCGCAACCGCTGCGATGGAACAGGCCGGAATGAAGCGGACAACATTCTATAAGCTCGTGAAAGAGTACGAAGATGCCGCGAACTGA
- a CDS encoding DUF5677 domain-containing protein, translated as MERIIRLSRQMIDSISRDSELYDELIVFQVKSHRMLKSTLILADAGYAVECEAFIRSMQELLVTAKYMLLDPRKHSEMYRTFRWIEKWKQVEDLFRGAEMSLQTDSLTLTDMAKQKAESYQMWMQKNKKMYDEAVSKRTMWAKELKENGYRNPKNTWSLKSPYDMAIDSGIGHIYLSLYSTMSHLVHPSTLSIFKYIDNGKIKVEPSDKHVDQSIIGACGFHLYITQLIAGFYEFESICEECENISLKLSQMTGTL; from the coding sequence GTGGAGCGGATCATTCGGCTCAGCCGTCAAATGATTGACTCAATCTCGAGGGATTCCGAGCTCTACGATGAACTAATCGTGTTCCAAGTTAAAAGTCACCGAATGCTAAAGAGCACTCTTATCCTTGCAGACGCAGGGTACGCTGTCGAATGTGAAGCGTTTATACGGAGTATGCAGGAGTTGCTTGTTACTGCTAAATACATGCTACTCGACCCAAGGAAGCATTCTGAGATGTACAGGACATTTCGTTGGATTGAGAAATGGAAACAGGTTGAAGATTTATTTCGAGGCGCAGAGATGTCCCTACAAACAGATTCACTTACTCTAACAGACATGGCAAAGCAAAAAGCAGAATCGTATCAAATGTGGATGCAAAAAAATAAAAAGATGTACGACGAGGCGGTAAGCAAGAGGACTATGTGGGCTAAGGAGCTAAAGGAGAATGGTTATCGGAATCCGAAAAACACCTGGTCTCTTAAGTCACCTTACGATATGGCCATTGATTCGGGTATCGGTCATATTTATCTATCTCTCTACAGCACGATGTCTCATTTAGTACATCCGTCAACCCTGTCGATTTTCAAATACATCGATAATGGAAAAATTAAAGTGGAGCCCAGCGACAAGCATGTTGACCAATCAATAATAGGCGCTTGCGGATTCCACCTGTATATCACACAACTTATAGCTGGGTTTTACGAATTTGAATCTATCTGTGAGGAATGTGAAAACATCAGCCTTAAATTATCACAAATGACCGGCACCCTGTAA
- a CDS encoding DUF3102 domain-containing protein encodes MGRRLKHVRDKDLAKGQFKSWAKDNCDFDSSTASRMIQAVEQFGDATSHLSTGKIFEMLSLPESVDRADFVRSRTPSHRPAKRKRSTR; translated from the coding sequence ATTGGACGCCGATTGAAGCACGTGCGCGATAAGGATTTAGCGAAAGGGCAGTTCAAGTCTTGGGCGAAGGATAACTGCGATTTCGATTCGTCCACGGCATCTCGTATGATTCAAGCGGTGGAACAATTTGGGGATGCGACGTCGCATCTGTCTACAGGAAAGATATTCGAAATGTTATCGCTCCCTGAATCCGTCGACCGCGCCGACTTCGTTCGCAGCCGCACACCGTCCCATCGACCGGCGAAACGAAAACGGTCGACGAGATGA